In Spinacia oleracea cultivar Varoflay chromosome 5, BTI_SOV_V1, whole genome shotgun sequence, a single window of DNA contains:
- the LOC110777298 gene encoding uncharacterized protein, giving the protein MGSETNSPTPSPSGKRSRDPEDEVYIDNLHSHKRYLSEMMASSLNCLTVGDPIPDNLLDSPARSDSMFYSRDEMSLQYSPMSEDLDDARYYETPMSACSSQSESRPTSPVSPYRYKPVGAFCPSPPPSTSQPVNGCSTFSSGSSQPRQRGSDTEGRFPSSPSDICHSGDLRKTALLRSVQMRSQPSCSSTFDLGLGFTAAQEVMQNVESETRSCSFLKPLDDERVYHDHDEGCPVMPSSEPIFDEGKDSMGLTMSEGERSVE; this is encoded by the exons atggGATCAGAAACGAACTCGCCAACACCATCCCCAAGTGGGAAGAGAAGCAGAGATCCTGAAGATGAAGTTTACATTGACAATCTTCATTCTCATAAGCGTTATCTCAGTGAG ATGATGGCATCAAGCTTGAATTGTTTGACAGTGGGAGACCCAATTCCTGATAATTTGTTGGATTCTCCGGCGAGGTCTGATAGCATGTTCTATTCAAG AGATGAGATGTCCTTACAGTATTCACCCATGTCTGAAGACTTAGATGATGCACGATATTATGAGACTCCCATGAGTGCCTGCTCATCTCAATCTGAAAGTCGTCCTACTAGTCCTGTCTCTCCATATAGATATAAACCAGTCGGTGCGTTCTGTCCTAGTCCTCCTCCTAGCACCTCACAACCTGTAAATGGATGCAGTACCTTCTCATCAGGTTCTTCTCAACCTCGACAGAGAGGTTCAGATACCGAAGGAAGATTCCCTTCTTCACCGAGTGATATATGCCACTCAGGTGACTTAAGAAAAACGGCACTTTTACGATCTGTACAGATGAGATCCCAGCCTTCGTGCTCATCAACATTTGATCTAGGCCTAGGGTTTACTGCAGCTCAAGAGGTAATGCAGAATGTTGAATCTGAAACTCGATCCTGCTCATTCTTGAAacctttggatgatgaacgggtGTACCATGATCATGATGAAGGATGTCCTGTAATGCCTTCTTCTGAGCCTATATTTGATGAAGGAAAGGATTCAATGGGATTGACTATGAGCGAGGGAGAGAGATCTGTGGAGTAG
- the LOC110777305 gene encoding vacuolar protein sorting-associated protein 52 A isoform X2: MMMWWLTSCRKVLNYETIQRLSRRTYVKDYIKESDNLVSLHDQIRDCDTILSQMESLLSGFQAEIGSISSDIKVLQEKSMDMGLKLKNRKLAESKLAKFVEDIIVPPRMVDIIVDGEVNEEYMRTLEILSKKLKFVTADSTVKTSMALKDVQPELERLRQKAVSKVFDFMVQKLYALRKPKTNIQILQQSVLLKYKYVIAFLKEHGKEVYTEARAAYLDTMNKVLSAHFRAYIQALEKLQLDIATSNDLIGVEARGTSLFSTRREPLKNRSSVFSLGDRIHILKEIDQPALIPHIAEASSQRYPYEVLFRSLHKLLMDTASSEYLFCDEFFGEESLFSDIFAGPFAVIDEHFNAILSNSFDAIGLMLMIRLTHQHQLIMSRRRIPCLDSYLDKVNIALWPRFKMVFDMHINSLRNANVKTLWEDDVRPHYVMRRYAEFTASLIHLNVDYGDGQLEMNLERLRMAVDDLIMKLSTQFLKSKLQSVFLINNYDMTIAVLKEAGPDGGKIQIHFEEVLKSQTTIYVEELLLEHFSDLIKFVKTRASEDPSSSSEKAISVNEVEPLVKDFASRWKDTIELMHKDVITSFSNFLCGMEILRTSLTQLLLYYTRLSECVKKVQGGSALNKDLVSIQLIIHEIRKFSRTF; this comes from the exons ATGATGAT GTGGTGGCTAACATCTTGTCGAAAGGTATTAAACTACGAGACTATACAAAGACTGTCGAGAAGAACCTACGTGAAG GATTATATAAAAGAAAGTGATAATCTTGTCTCGCTTCATGATCAAATTCGTGACTGTGATACCATCTTGTCACAGATGGAGTCCCTTCTTAGCGGATTTCAG GCTGAGATTGGTTCCATAAGTTCGGACATAAAAGTTCTCCAAGAGAAGTCAATGGACATGGGCCTGAAGCTGAAGAATCGCAAG CTGGCAGAATCGAAGTTGGCCAAATTTGTTGAAGACATTATAGTCCCACCAAGGATGGTTGATATCATTGTCGACGGTGAG GTCAATGAGGAGTACATGAGAACATTAGAGATACTCAGTAAGAAGTTGAAGTTTGTGACTGCCGATTCAACGGTGAAGACATCAATGGCCTTAAAAGATGTCCAACCTGAGTTAGAAAGACTCCGGCAGAAGGCAGTTTCCAAG GTTTTTGATTTCATGGTTCAGAAGCTTTATGCGCTGAGAAAACCTAAAACAAACATACAGATCCTTCAACAAAGtgttcttttgaaatacaa GTACGTTATTGCATTTCTTAAAGAACATGGCAAGGAGGTGTATACAGAAGCCCGTGCAGCTTACCTTGATACAATGAACAAG GTTTTGAGTGCACATTTCCGTGCTTATATACAAGCCTTGGAGAAACTGCAGCTTGATATAGCAACGTCCAATGATTTGATTGGTGTTGAAGCCAGAGGCACCAGTCTCTTCTCAACCAGAAGAGAGCCTTTGAAGAACCGTTCTTCTGTTTTTTCTCTGGGGGATAGAATACACATTTTAAAG GAAATTGATCAACCTGCATTGATTCCTCATATAGCAGAAGCAAGTTCTCAGAGATATCCTTATGAAGTTCTTTTCCGGAGCCTGCATAAGCTCTTGATGGACACTGCCAGTTCTGA GTATCTTTTCTGCGATGAATTTTTCGGGGAAGAGTCCTTGTTTTCTGACATATTTGCAG GTCCATTTgcagttatcgatgagcacttcAACGCAATCTTGTCAAATTCTTTTGACGCCATCGGCCTAATGCTCATGATTCGCCTTACCCATCAGCACCAG CTTATCATGTCAAGAAGGCGGATTCCTTGCCTGGACTCATACTTGGATAAG GTGAACATTGCACTATGGCCCCGTTTTAAGATGGTATTTGACATGCACATCAACAGTCTACGTAATGCAAATGTGAAAACGTTGTGGGAAGATGATGTTCGTCCTCACTATGTTATGAGGCGTTATGCTGAGTTTACCGCTTCCCTCATTCATCTCAATGTTGACTATGGAGATGGCCAG CTGGAGATGAACTTGGAAAGACTTAGAATGGCAGTTGATGATTTGATTATGAAGCTATCCACACAGTTTCTTAAATCCAAACTGCAGAGTGTGTTTCTTATAAACAACTACGATATGACGATTGCTGTCTTAAAG GAAGCTGGTCCTGATGGTGGTAAGATTCAAATCCATTTTGAGGAGGTTTTGAAGAGCCAAACGACTATATACGTG GAAGAACTACTGCTGGAGCACTTCAGTGATCTGATCAAGTTTGTGAAGACCAGGGCAT CTGAGGATCCAAGTTCGAGTTCTGAGAAGGCCATATCAGTCAATGAAGTTGAGCCACTCGTGAAGGACTTTGCTAGTAGATGGAAGGATACAATCGAGCTGATGCACAAAGACGTGATTACATCCTTCAGCAACTTCTTGTGCGGCATGGAGATTTTAAGAACATCACTAACTCAGTTGCTGCTTTACTACACACGCTTGTCCGAGTGTGTAAAGAAGGTGCAGGGTGGTTCTGCATTGAACAAGGATCTCGTCTCCATTCAATTAATTATTCACGAGATCAGGAAATTCTCGAGGACTTTCTAG
- the LOC110777305 gene encoding vacuolar protein sorting-associated protein 52 A isoform X1 → MKVLDLGAFVGDLSMEDDGASDDVSLEGLQQELEECVNDDVVANILSKGIKLRDYTKTVEKNLREGELDSIQDYIKESDNLVSLHDQIRDCDTILSQMESLLSGFQAEIGSISSDIKVLQEKSMDMGLKLKNRKLAESKLAKFVEDIIVPPRMVDIIVDGEVNEEYMRTLEILSKKLKFVTADSTVKTSMALKDVQPELERLRQKAVSKVFDFMVQKLYALRKPKTNIQILQQSVLLKYKYVIAFLKEHGKEVYTEARAAYLDTMNKVLSAHFRAYIQALEKLQLDIATSNDLIGVEARGTSLFSTRREPLKNRSSVFSLGDRIHILKEIDQPALIPHIAEASSQRYPYEVLFRSLHKLLMDTASSEYLFCDEFFGEESLFSDIFAGPFAVIDEHFNAILSNSFDAIGLMLMIRLTHQHQLIMSRRRIPCLDSYLDKVNIALWPRFKMVFDMHINSLRNANVKTLWEDDVRPHYVMRRYAEFTASLIHLNVDYGDGQLEMNLERLRMAVDDLIMKLSTQFLKSKLQSVFLINNYDMTIAVLKEAGPDGGKIQIHFEEVLKSQTTIYVEELLLEHFSDLIKFVKTRASEDPSSSSEKAISVNEVEPLVKDFASRWKDTIELMHKDVITSFSNFLCGMEILRTSLTQLLLYYTRLSECVKKVQGGSALNKDLVSIQLIIHEIRKFSRTF, encoded by the exons TGACGATGTGTCGCTTGAAGGGCTACAACAAGAACTGGAAGAATGTGTAAATGATGAT GTGGTGGCTAACATCTTGTCGAAAGGTATTAAACTACGAGACTATACAAAGACTGTCGAGAAGAACCTACGTGAAGGTGAATTAGATTCTATTCAG GATTATATAAAAGAAAGTGATAATCTTGTCTCGCTTCATGATCAAATTCGTGACTGTGATACCATCTTGTCACAGATGGAGTCCCTTCTTAGCGGATTTCAG GCTGAGATTGGTTCCATAAGTTCGGACATAAAAGTTCTCCAAGAGAAGTCAATGGACATGGGCCTGAAGCTGAAGAATCGCAAG CTGGCAGAATCGAAGTTGGCCAAATTTGTTGAAGACATTATAGTCCCACCAAGGATGGTTGATATCATTGTCGACGGTGAG GTCAATGAGGAGTACATGAGAACATTAGAGATACTCAGTAAGAAGTTGAAGTTTGTGACTGCCGATTCAACGGTGAAGACATCAATGGCCTTAAAAGATGTCCAACCTGAGTTAGAAAGACTCCGGCAGAAGGCAGTTTCCAAG GTTTTTGATTTCATGGTTCAGAAGCTTTATGCGCTGAGAAAACCTAAAACAAACATACAGATCCTTCAACAAAGtgttcttttgaaatacaa GTACGTTATTGCATTTCTTAAAGAACATGGCAAGGAGGTGTATACAGAAGCCCGTGCAGCTTACCTTGATACAATGAACAAG GTTTTGAGTGCACATTTCCGTGCTTATATACAAGCCTTGGAGAAACTGCAGCTTGATATAGCAACGTCCAATGATTTGATTGGTGTTGAAGCCAGAGGCACCAGTCTCTTCTCAACCAGAAGAGAGCCTTTGAAGAACCGTTCTTCTGTTTTTTCTCTGGGGGATAGAATACACATTTTAAAG GAAATTGATCAACCTGCATTGATTCCTCATATAGCAGAAGCAAGTTCTCAGAGATATCCTTATGAAGTTCTTTTCCGGAGCCTGCATAAGCTCTTGATGGACACTGCCAGTTCTGA GTATCTTTTCTGCGATGAATTTTTCGGGGAAGAGTCCTTGTTTTCTGACATATTTGCAG GTCCATTTgcagttatcgatgagcacttcAACGCAATCTTGTCAAATTCTTTTGACGCCATCGGCCTAATGCTCATGATTCGCCTTACCCATCAGCACCAG CTTATCATGTCAAGAAGGCGGATTCCTTGCCTGGACTCATACTTGGATAAG GTGAACATTGCACTATGGCCCCGTTTTAAGATGGTATTTGACATGCACATCAACAGTCTACGTAATGCAAATGTGAAAACGTTGTGGGAAGATGATGTTCGTCCTCACTATGTTATGAGGCGTTATGCTGAGTTTACCGCTTCCCTCATTCATCTCAATGTTGACTATGGAGATGGCCAG CTGGAGATGAACTTGGAAAGACTTAGAATGGCAGTTGATGATTTGATTATGAAGCTATCCACACAGTTTCTTAAATCCAAACTGCAGAGTGTGTTTCTTATAAACAACTACGATATGACGATTGCTGTCTTAAAG GAAGCTGGTCCTGATGGTGGTAAGATTCAAATCCATTTTGAGGAGGTTTTGAAGAGCCAAACGACTATATACGTG GAAGAACTACTGCTGGAGCACTTCAGTGATCTGATCAAGTTTGTGAAGACCAGGGCAT CTGAGGATCCAAGTTCGAGTTCTGAGAAGGCCATATCAGTCAATGAAGTTGAGCCACTCGTGAAGGACTTTGCTAGTAGATGGAAGGATACAATCGAGCTGATGCACAAAGACGTGATTACATCCTTCAGCAACTTCTTGTGCGGCATGGAGATTTTAAGAACATCACTAACTCAGTTGCTGCTTTACTACACACGCTTGTCCGAGTGTGTAAAGAAGGTGCAGGGTGGTTCTGCATTGAACAAGGATCTCGTCTCCATTCAATTAATTATTCACGAGATCAGGAAATTCTCGAGGACTTTCTAG